One genomic segment of Candidatus Cybelea sp. includes these proteins:
- a CDS encoding ABC transporter permease, with protein MNYLFSHAARVAALSLEHLEIVAVSLAAAAVIAVPLGLWAARRPHVAPWLLGILGAIYTIPSLALLAMLVELFGLGFTPIFAALVVYAQFMLARNVVAGINAVDPAQIDAARGLGMSPFQVLLRVEFPQALPILIGGVRVAAIALISIATLGGYVGGVGLGVLIFNGLTLHQPQMIVAGSLAACLLAIAADASLRFVERRTAPR; from the coding sequence ATGAACTATCTCTTCTCGCACGCCGCCCGCGTGGCGGCGTTGTCGCTCGAGCACCTGGAAATCGTCGCCGTCTCGCTCGCAGCCGCGGCCGTCATTGCCGTTCCCCTGGGCTTGTGGGCTGCGCGGCGGCCACACGTCGCGCCCTGGCTGCTGGGCATACTCGGGGCTATCTATACGATTCCGAGCCTCGCGCTCTTGGCGATGCTCGTCGAACTCTTCGGCCTTGGCTTTACGCCGATCTTCGCCGCATTGGTGGTCTACGCGCAGTTCATGCTGGCGCGCAACGTCGTCGCCGGCATCAATGCCGTCGATCCGGCGCAGATCGACGCGGCACGGGGGCTCGGGATGTCGCCGTTCCAGGTACTGCTGCGAGTAGAGTTCCCGCAGGCGCTCCCCATACTCATCGGCGGCGTCCGAGTCGCCGCGATCGCCTTGATCTCTATCGCAACGCTCGGCGGTTACGTCGGGGGCGTGGGGCTCGGCGTGCTGATCTTCAACGGGCTGACCCTGCATCAGCCGCAGATGATCGTCGCCGGAAGCCTCGCCGCGTGCCTCCTGGCGATCGCCGCGGATGCCTCACTACGCTTCGTCGAACGCCGAACCGCACCAAGGTAA
- a CDS encoding glycine betaine ABC transporter substrate-binding protein, producing the protein MNFSRGRAIALLAGPALLPCCAFDASRVRVGSKNFTESFLIAEIYAQALENAGMRVERIFNLGSTQIAMAAMRRGNIDLYPEYTGTALIDVLHRAPISDAREAYRVVAQVFEQRYGIIWLPPSPMNDSQGLATTREISAKRHLLTLSDVAAAASHLRLATIQEFLARPDGLPGLQRAYGGFQFASVRTYDIALKYRALLDGNADVASAFTTDGAIASDELVVLRDDKHFWSAYNVAPVVRRAALTARPQIARVLNAVSPAITDSAARRMNAEIETGQQDPADVAAAFLKSRHGAEPKT; encoded by the coding sequence GTGAACTTCTCGCGCGGTCGCGCCATCGCGCTGCTGGCCGGGCCAGCGCTGCTCCCGTGCTGCGCGTTCGATGCTTCTCGCGTTCGCGTCGGCTCGAAGAACTTTACCGAGTCCTTTCTGATCGCAGAGATCTACGCACAGGCGCTGGAAAACGCCGGCATGCGGGTCGAGCGCATCTTCAACCTCGGTTCCACGCAGATTGCAATGGCGGCCATGCGACGCGGTAATATCGATCTCTATCCCGAGTACACCGGAACGGCGCTCATCGACGTCTTGCACCGCGCACCGATTTCAGACGCGCGCGAGGCCTACCGCGTCGTCGCGCAAGTCTTCGAGCAGCGCTACGGCATCATTTGGCTGCCGCCGTCGCCGATGAACGATTCGCAGGGGCTCGCGACGACTCGAGAGATCTCGGCGAAGCGTCATCTTCTCACGCTCTCCGACGTCGCCGCCGCTGCATCGCACCTCCGCCTCGCGACGATTCAGGAGTTCCTGGCCCGACCCGATGGATTGCCGGGCCTGCAGCGCGCTTACGGCGGCTTTCAATTCGCATCCGTGCGAACCTACGACATCGCACTGAAGTATCGAGCCCTGCTCGACGGCAACGCCGACGTCGCGAGCGCATTTACGACCGACGGGGCTATCGCCTCCGACGAGCTCGTCGTTCTGCGTGACGACAAGCACTTCTGGTCGGCCTATAACGTCGCCCCTGTCGTGCGACGCGCGGCCCTGACCGCTCGGCCCCAGATCGCCCGCGTTCTCAACGCCGTTTCGCCGGCGATCACCGACAGCGCGGCGCGCAGGATGAACGCCGAGATCGAGACCGGACAACAGGACCCGGCCGACGTCGCGGCCGCGTTTCTCAAATCGCGCCACGGCGCGGAACCGAAAACGTGA
- the ppk1 gene encoding polyphosphate kinase 1: MIAKPLPAQPAPPTVALDDPSLYISRELSWLEFNDRVLEEALDARNPLMERLKFVAIYGTNLDEFFMIRVAAIKQQIEAQVVRRSEDGRTPTEHLAAISARLRSSLPQQMHLLNDGLLPALEREGIRLLRVAELDDETQAALERTFDDSVFPVLTPLAVDSGHPFPYISNLSLSLAVELEEPTSDGVELHFARVKIPPTLPRFVPVEGSSERTFVLLEDLIAHHLDGLFPGMHVRDSYLFRVTRDADLDLQEDEADDLLRAIESELRRRRFGEPVRLEIERGMPEYMRDFLCTSLELEAVDCYEIEGLMALSDLWQIVNLPGYAHLRDKPFMPAIPKRLIGVTDIFAQIRDGDVLLHHPYESFDPVIQFLQQAAEDEKVLAIKATLYRTSGKNSPIVRALLTAAENEKQVAVVIELKARFDEENNIEWAKRLERAGAHVVYGFANQKVHAKTLLVVREDEDGLRRYMHFGTGNYNEKTARLYTDLSLFTCRPEIGTDDAQLFNALTGFSKVTDYEDLWVAPVTLHRELIARIDRETEHARAGRRAGIRAKINAITEGDVVRALYRASQAGVPVDLLVRGMCVLRPGIAGVSENIRVRSIVGRFLEHSRMFVFENGGELEVHIASADWMGRNLDRRVELAVPVLDPVMAETVASQILSVLLSDNVKSRELQSDGSYRRCTPGTGQMPVDAQRVFLTQAQALA; the protein is encoded by the coding sequence GTGATCGCGAAACCGCTCCCGGCCCAGCCAGCGCCTCCCACAGTCGCCCTCGACGACCCGTCGCTTTACATCAGCCGCGAACTCTCGTGGCTCGAGTTCAATGACCGAGTCCTTGAGGAAGCCCTCGACGCGCGCAACCCGTTGATGGAGCGCCTCAAGTTCGTCGCGATCTACGGTACGAACCTCGACGAATTCTTTATGATTCGCGTGGCCGCGATCAAGCAGCAGATCGAGGCGCAGGTCGTCCGCCGCTCCGAGGACGGGCGAACGCCCACGGAGCACCTCGCCGCCATCTCGGCGCGCCTGCGCTCGTCGCTCCCGCAGCAGATGCACCTGCTCAACGACGGCCTGCTCCCGGCACTCGAGCGTGAGGGCATCCGTCTGTTGCGCGTCGCCGAGCTCGACGACGAGACCCAGGCCGCGCTCGAGCGAACCTTTGACGACAGCGTCTTCCCGGTGCTGACGCCGCTGGCCGTCGATAGCGGGCACCCGTTCCCCTATATCTCGAATCTCTCGCTCTCGCTAGCCGTCGAGCTCGAGGAGCCCACCAGCGACGGTGTTGAGCTGCACTTTGCGCGCGTAAAGATCCCGCCGACCCTTCCGAGATTCGTGCCGGTCGAGGGCTCGAGCGAACGCACCTTCGTGCTGCTCGAAGACTTGATCGCCCATCATCTCGACGGGCTCTTCCCCGGAATGCACGTGCGGGATTCGTATCTCTTCCGGGTAACGCGCGACGCCGACCTGGATTTGCAAGAGGACGAGGCCGACGATCTGCTCCGGGCGATCGAGTCGGAACTTCGCCGGCGCCGCTTCGGCGAACCGGTGCGCCTAGAGATCGAGCGCGGCATGCCCGAGTACATGCGAGACTTCCTATGCACGTCGCTCGAGCTCGAAGCCGTCGATTGTTACGAGATCGAAGGGCTGATGGCGTTGAGCGATCTCTGGCAGATCGTCAACCTGCCCGGCTACGCGCACCTGCGCGACAAGCCGTTCATGCCGGCGATCCCCAAGCGTCTCATCGGCGTGACGGATATCTTCGCACAGATTCGCGACGGCGACGTTCTTCTGCACCATCCGTACGAGTCGTTCGACCCGGTGATCCAGTTCTTGCAGCAGGCCGCGGAGGACGAAAAGGTTCTTGCCATCAAGGCGACCCTGTACCGCACGTCGGGGAAGAACTCGCCGATCGTACGAGCGCTTTTGACCGCAGCGGAGAACGAAAAGCAAGTCGCCGTCGTCATCGAGCTCAAAGCGAGATTCGACGAAGAGAACAACATCGAGTGGGCCAAGCGCCTGGAGCGCGCCGGGGCGCATGTAGTCTACGGGTTTGCCAATCAGAAGGTCCACGCGAAGACGCTGCTCGTCGTCCGCGAAGACGAAGACGGACTGCGCCGCTACATGCACTTTGGAACCGGAAACTACAACGAGAAAACGGCGCGCCTCTACACGGACCTCAGCCTCTTCACCTGCCGCCCCGAGATCGGAACCGACGACGCGCAGCTCTTCAACGCGCTCACGGGTTTTTCGAAGGTTACCGATTACGAGGATCTTTGGGTCGCGCCGGTGACGCTGCACCGCGAGCTGATCGCGCGAATCGACCGGGAAACAGAGCACGCGCGCGCGGGTCGCCGCGCCGGCATCCGGGCAAAGATCAACGCCATCACCGAAGGCGACGTCGTGCGCGCGCTCTACCGCGCGTCGCAGGCGGGGGTACCGGTCGACCTCCTCGTCCGCGGAATGTGCGTCCTGCGGCCCGGTATCGCCGGCGTGAGCGAGAACATTCGGGTGCGCAGCATCGTCGGACGCTTCCTCGAGCACTCGCGAATGTTCGTCTTCGAAAACGGCGGCGAGCTGGAGGTTCACATCGCCAGCGCCGACTGGATGGGCCGAAACCTCGACCGCCGCGTCGAGCTGGCGGTACCGGTTTTGGACCCGGTAATGGCCGAGACGGTCGCTTCGCAAATCCTCTCAGTCTTGCTCTCCGACAACGTCAAGAGCCGCGAGCTGCAAAGCGACGGCAGCTATCGCCGCTGCACGCCCGGCACGGGTCAGATGCCCGTCGATGCGCAGCGCGTCTTTCTCACGCAAGCGCAAGCGCTCGCGTAA
- a CDS encoding EVE domain-containing protein, whose translation MPRYWLFKTEPGAYSFEQLRTDGNTPWTGVRSFQARNNMMEMKLGDLGLFYHSSIAQPAAVGICRVVKAAYPDFTQFDRAGEYFDGRAKPDKPIWFMVDVEYEKAFDRPVTLAQIRAEPRLVGMALLRRGQRLSVQPVMPHEWNVVLALGKAARISDKL comes from the coding sequence ATGCCGCGCTACTGGCTGTTCAAGACCGAACCGGGGGCCTATTCGTTCGAACAGCTTCGCACGGACGGCAACACGCCGTGGACGGGAGTGCGCAGCTTTCAAGCACGCAACAACATGATGGAGATGAAGCTCGGCGATCTGGGGCTCTTCTATCATTCGAGCATCGCCCAACCGGCTGCGGTCGGCATTTGCCGGGTCGTAAAAGCGGCCTACCCCGATTTCACGCAGTTCGATCGCGCCGGCGAGTACTTCGACGGACGCGCAAAGCCGGACAAGCCGATCTGGTTCATGGTCGACGTCGAGTACGAGAAAGCATTCGACCGGCCCGTCACCCTCGCCCAAATACGCGCGGAACCGCGGCTAGTGGGCATGGCCTTGCTACGCCGCGGCCAGCGCCTTTCGGTGCAGCCCGTCATGCCGCATGAATGGAACGTGGTCCTCGCCCTCGGTAAAGCCGCGCGAATCTCGGACAAGCTCTAA
- a CDS encoding ABC transporter permease, which yields MASMDLVAHVGEHLQLAFSALGLALAAGLPLGILAAQASRLRGAVLSLAGIGRTLPSLAVLMLLLPWLGVGTTPAIVALALLAIPPIVISVDLGIRGVSAAALDAAAGMGMTSVQRFGRVVVPLALPVSFVGLRTATTETIASATLATFIGAGGLGDEIVRGLQTDDAALLFIGAALVAALALGADLLLGLLGRRWAERW from the coding sequence ATGGCCTCGATGGACCTCGTCGCGCACGTGGGCGAGCACTTGCAGCTCGCGTTCTCCGCACTGGGCTTGGCCCTAGCGGCGGGGTTGCCGCTGGGAATTCTGGCCGCGCAAGCCTCTCGGCTGCGAGGCGCCGTCCTTTCTTTGGCCGGCATCGGACGCACGCTCCCCAGTCTCGCGGTGCTGATGCTGTTGCTGCCTTGGCTCGGCGTCGGCACCACGCCGGCGATCGTCGCGCTTGCGCTGCTCGCCATTCCGCCGATCGTCATCAGCGTGGACCTCGGGATCCGCGGCGTCTCGGCTGCCGCGCTCGACGCGGCGGCCGGTATGGGCATGACCTCGGTGCAGCGTTTCGGCCGGGTCGTCGTGCCGTTGGCGCTGCCCGTCTCATTCGTCGGCCTGCGCACCGCGACGACTGAGACGATTGCCAGCGCCACGCTGGCGACCTTCATCGGTGCCGGAGGCCTCGGCGACGAGATCGTTCGCGGTCTACAGACCGACGATGCGGCACTGCTCTTTATCGGCGCCGCACTGGTTGCCGCCCTCGCGTTGGGAGCCGATCTTCTCTTGGGCCTCCTGGGCCGGCGCTGGGCGGAGCGATGGTGA
- a CDS encoding multicopper oxidase domain-containing protein: protein MKPRLLLFIFACACIAGCRGASGPTGALPPGTAAGPQSLPQAGPGANATPDYSVNELPEPPVIKAVHGVANVSLIADVNPATGLPTFRYDGMQGVIPTIEVKPGETFKVDLTDDLPASGKMYDDINLHFHGLTVSPRGNADDVLFRLATPGQSLHYVVHVPKNQEPGLYWYHPHVHGQTSYQVGEGGASGAIIIDGLEQHIPALAKMKQRVIIVRSTGVGINAPPHDGGMDMSDNDMSDQNMSNAPDDALDKLGIQSMTDMSGKNGINPDGSNKTPCSAKSKDLLTTTLNGAYRPLITISPGEKQFFRVVNATGHKTLKLNLEDEDVSLVAIDGFALDTYPGTPEFQKRHFLIIPPAARAEFIVTGLPKRDRLRTLCYNTGPNGDPDRQIFLATIVPPPHKEAGYYGPVAVAAPLVPNDYNTGLPRPTVKRVVIFSEILKPRFFINGKAFNIHSKPMFVVHSGTTEEWTIENVTQEVHDFHIHQIHFLVESVNGVKVEHPYWADSVVVPHRITNGKKATPGTLVLLMDFRDPVIRGEFVFHCHILDHEDLGMMAKIEVI, encoded by the coding sequence ATGAAACCACGCCTACTGCTCTTTATTTTCGCCTGCGCCTGCATCGCCGGATGCCGCGGAGCCAGCGGACCAACCGGCGCGCTCCCACCGGGAACGGCTGCGGGGCCGCAATCGCTGCCGCAGGCCGGCCCGGGCGCGAACGCAACGCCGGATTACAGCGTGAACGAACTGCCCGAACCGCCGGTCATCAAGGCCGTTCACGGCGTCGCGAACGTCTCGCTCATCGCCGACGTGAACCCGGCGACCGGATTGCCGACCTTCCGCTACGACGGCATGCAGGGGGTCATCCCCACGATCGAGGTAAAACCCGGCGAGACTTTTAAAGTCGACCTTACCGACGATCTGCCGGCCAGCGGCAAGATGTACGATGACATCAATCTCCACTTTCACGGCCTGACGGTCTCTCCGCGGGGTAATGCCGACGACGTTCTTTTCCGGCTCGCGACGCCGGGGCAAAGCCTCCACTACGTCGTGCACGTTCCGAAGAACCAAGAGCCGGGTCTCTACTGGTACCACCCGCACGTTCACGGGCAGACCAGTTACCAAGTCGGTGAAGGCGGCGCATCCGGCGCCATCATCATCGACGGGCTCGAGCAGCACATCCCCGCCCTCGCGAAGATGAAGCAGCGCGTTATCATTGTCCGCTCGACCGGCGTCGGCATCAACGCCCCGCCGCACGATGGCGGCATGGACATGTCGGACAACGACATGTCCGATCAGAATATGTCGAATGCTCCCGACGACGCATTAGATAAGCTCGGGATTCAAAGCATGACCGATATGAGCGGAAAGAACGGGATCAATCCCGACGGCAGCAACAAGACCCCGTGCTCGGCCAAGAGTAAAGACCTGCTGACGACGACGCTCAACGGCGCGTACCGGCCCCTCATCACGATCTCGCCCGGCGAGAAGCAGTTCTTCCGGGTCGTCAATGCGACCGGCCATAAGACGCTGAAGCTCAACTTGGAAGACGAAGACGTTTCGCTCGTCGCGATCGACGGCTTTGCGCTCGATACCTACCCGGGCACGCCCGAGTTTCAGAAACGCCACTTCCTTATCATTCCGCCCGCGGCTCGCGCGGAGTTCATCGTGACTGGTCTGCCCAAACGCGATCGGCTTCGCACGCTCTGTTACAATACCGGTCCGAACGGCGATCCGGATCGTCAGATCTTCTTAGCCACTATCGTGCCGCCGCCGCACAAAGAAGCCGGCTACTACGGGCCGGTAGCGGTCGCCGCCCCGCTGGTGCCCAACGACTATAACACGGGCCTTCCGCGTCCCACGGTCAAACGCGTCGTGATCTTCAGCGAAATACTGAAGCCGCGCTTTTTCATCAACGGCAAAGCGTTCAACATCCACTCCAAGCCGATGTTCGTCGTGCACAGCGGGACGACCGAGGAGTGGACTATTGAGAACGTTACGCAGGAGGTTCACGATTTCCACATTCACCAAATCCATTTCTTGGTGGAGAGCGTGAACGGCGTAAAGGTGGAACATCCGTACTGGGCCGACAGCGTCGTGGTTCCTCATCGCATTACCAATGGCAAGAAGGCGACGCCCGGTACGCTCGTGCTCTTGATGGATTTCCGCGATCCCGTTATCCGTGGCGAGTTCGTCTTCCATTGCCACATCTTGGATCATGAAGATCTAGGAATGATGGCCAAGATCGAAGTCATCTAA
- a CDS encoding TonB-dependent receptor, protein MRCVRYATNCPFAFGFSNCAIDGSNVTFASSTTAHNDPRLGLVWQPSHDLAVRFAAGSAIAPPYLDLLSQVTAPTALWDQQTNIATLTKNSGQLLPETAFGYDLGADYRFKDGATVASGDVYENNLFNHYFGETLYSGMTCAQAPYPCLSESGMKAPGATPLYYALNTNISNFRFEGIELQLQRAPHVGWGFDLAGSLMRGYVYNLPPYFYCSSPGPRCQYNQNLNIIANQNLNGEGIGTVAFSPFFGFGSTVGSLNTRIPYAQGNASLSYAFPNGAYALLGTTYYGNNNSYNEPPFGYGYVTLRYSVTRSLALQISGNNIFNAWSGVVPIYGGGVSIPLAGGGTAATLGNVLGPATWTVLVTSTGVAL, encoded by the coding sequence GTGCGTTGCGTTCGGTACGCAACGAATTGTCCGTTCGCCTTCGGCTTTTCGAACTGCGCGATCGACGGCAGCAACGTCACCTTCGCGAGCTCGACGACGGCGCACAACGATCCGCGCCTCGGATTGGTCTGGCAGCCGTCGCACGACCTTGCCGTCCGGTTTGCGGCGGGCAGCGCGATCGCACCGCCCTACCTCGATCTGTTGAGCCAGGTGACGGCGCCGACCGCTCTTTGGGACCAGCAGACCAACATCGCAACCCTGACGAAGAACAGCGGGCAGCTGCTCCCGGAGACGGCCTTCGGGTACGATCTGGGTGCGGACTACCGGTTCAAGGACGGCGCGACGGTCGCATCCGGCGACGTCTATGAAAATAACCTCTTCAATCACTACTTCGGGGAGACGCTCTACAGCGGCATGACCTGCGCTCAGGCCCCGTACCCCTGCCTCTCCGAGAGTGGGATGAAGGCGCCCGGTGCGACGCCGCTCTACTACGCGCTCAACACCAACATCAGCAATTTCCGCTTTGAGGGGATCGAGTTGCAGCTGCAGCGCGCACCGCACGTTGGCTGGGGCTTCGATCTCGCCGGCTCGCTGATGCGCGGCTACGTTTATAATTTGCCGCCGTACTTCTATTGCAGCAGTCCCGGCCCACGCTGCCAATACAACCAGAATCTCAACATCATCGCGAATCAGAACCTCAACGGCGAGGGTATCGGTACGGTCGCCTTCTCGCCGTTTTTCGGTTTTGGAAGCACCGTCGGATCGCTCAATACGCGCATTCCGTACGCGCAAGGCAACGCGTCGCTCTCCTATGCGTTTCCCAACGGGGCCTACGCCCTGCTCGGAACGACGTACTACGGAAATAACAACTCGTACAACGAGCCGCCGTTTGGGTACGGGTACGTTACGCTGCGCTACTCCGTGACGCGCTCGCTGGCGCTGCAGATCTCGGGAAACAACATCTTCAACGCGTGGTCCGGCGTCGTGCCGATCTACGGAGGGGGCGTATCCATTCCGCTCGCCGGGGGCGGAACGGCGGCGACGCTCGGCAACGTCCTCGGACCCGCAACCTGGACGGTGCTGGTAACGAGCACCGGAGTCGCCCTTTAG
- a CDS encoding ATP-binding cassette domain-containing protein, with product MTPASIAFDGVVVRYPNSDRNAVDGVSLELGGGELVVILGPSGCGKSTLLRTVNRLVSLDAGRVLLDGGDVTELDPVQLRRSIGYVIQAIGLFGHMTVAQNIGVVPSLLGWKPAEIARRVDELLELVGLDPARYRDRRPSQLSGGEAQRIGVARAIAVRPRALLMDEPFGAVDVVARTSLQRELIRIVRELTTTTLFVTHDVDEAFRLADRIVVMRSGRIEQAAQPLELFDNPATGYVRDLTHAGDDVYRRYFLHTRDQLRSSAQ from the coding sequence GTGACGCCGGCTTCGATCGCTTTCGACGGAGTCGTCGTCCGTTATCCAAACTCCGATCGCAACGCCGTCGACGGCGTATCGCTCGAGCTGGGCGGCGGAGAGCTCGTCGTCATCCTCGGCCCCTCGGGCTGCGGCAAGTCGACCCTCCTGCGAACGGTGAACCGCCTGGTGAGCCTCGATGCGGGCCGCGTCCTGCTCGACGGAGGGGACGTGACCGAACTCGATCCGGTGCAACTCCGCCGCAGCATCGGATACGTCATTCAAGCAATCGGACTCTTCGGGCACATGACCGTTGCGCAGAATATCGGCGTGGTTCCGTCGCTGCTGGGCTGGAAGCCCGCGGAGATCGCGCGGCGCGTCGACGAACTGCTCGAACTCGTCGGGCTCGACCCCGCGCGATACCGAGATCGGCGCCCGAGCCAGCTTTCCGGCGGCGAGGCTCAACGGATCGGCGTAGCGCGCGCGATCGCGGTCCGGCCCCGGGCGCTGCTGATGGACGAGCCTTTCGGCGCGGTAGATGTGGTGGCGCGCACCTCGCTGCAGCGCGAACTCATTCGCATCGTGCGCGAACTGACGACGACGACACTCTTCGTGACGCACGATGTCGACGAGGCGTTTCGTCTGGCCGACCGCATCGTGGTAATGCGCTCGGGCCGCATCGAGCAGGCGGCCCAGCCGCTCGAGCTCTTCGACAACCCGGCGACCGGCTACGTACGCGATCTCACGCACGCGGGCGACGACGTGTATCGCCGCTATTTCCTGCACACTCGGGATCAACTGCGAAGCTCGGCGCAATGA